DNA from Rhipicephalus microplus isolate Deutch F79 chromosome 5, USDA_Rmic, whole genome shotgun sequence:
gtgcaaaacatggcagatgacacttaatgtttccaaatgcaaactaatcacctttagtcgcaaacgtcataactttaatagccaatacataattgataatagcattgtagaacgcactgatcattacaaatacctaggcataaatttaacttctacactttcgtggtccacacatatcacttctatttgtgccaacacatcaagatcattaggttcgctgtgccgaaatctatacagtgctccctccgatgtgcgcaaactggcttatcttgctctaatccgtCCTCAACTGAAGTTCACATCCTCCATTGggtcaccatatcaacaatacctcatagataaattagaatgtatacagaacagagctagtcgattcatagcacgtaatcacagctacccatccagcgtaacacagattaaacatagtcttgcactcgagccactgaaaattcgccgcgaCATCTTACTTgtatcactatttcacaaactcatccacactagcatgatgccatctgttcaccttaaactagcacatcgaacttcgagcagactacatagcacctttagcttatcacgcatctacggcaatactaacggtttcaaccagtcggctcttccacaagctattcgtttgtggaatgatttgccagatgatcttgcgtcagaacaagaccacacatagttctatcatactcttaaaaatacttatgcaccaaaaactgctctatcgcatcttcgtaatcatcagagtttataggactgttgccgatgtttttgcactattgctaggttgtagttactgtcataatagtttttttcgtatttcaccttcacatactgtaactcacttttatagtatgtattttgcttacatgttcataagttgaactgcattttctattatattcattatttgcctaCGTATTGGTagatattatgtatatatatttttctaacaaattatctgtaccgccccccttacacagtgcccctcgagggctctgtaaggtactgtaaatattaataataataattttgttAATAAGGTACCGCAGAGAGGGGCGTACCTTCGTGAACTGACAATGCAGCAGTTAGCAGTCGGCGCTCTTGTcttcctcgtttttttccccCTGCTCGCGCAAAATGTCGATTTTTCTTGTACAAACCGATAAATCGACAAAAAAGACCACCTTGGTAGAACAGTGGCTCGGCTGCTAGCTGTACCCAAGGTCGCATGTTCAGCCCGAGCTGCGGAAGCAGCACTTCAATGGAAGCGAAATGACCGAGGCCCATGTTTGCGGGCCTTCAGCGCACGTCGAAGAACATCACAGGGCCGAAATTTcccaagccctccactatggcgtccctccaATCAGGTCGTAATATTTAGACGTAACATGTGGGTGATAAACCCATACTTTATTATATTTAGTGGACAAAGAAGTATACTGCAGCGAGTATTTCACGCATAAAACAAATTTAATCCCTCGCACAGCTGCCGCCGATTACATCGCAACCGATGTCGGAGCTGGGCTCGTCTCTGCCCTTGACGCCTTTGGCCCCAATGCCGTCGGCGGATTCGCCTGCGTCTACTGGCGGACAGGCCCTGCCACATCCTCCAGGCAAGAAGCACAAGAAGAAAACGCACAAGAGTCTCGGTGTCGAGAGCAGCAGCGAGGAATCAGCCTTGGGCAAAAACAGCCGGCAAGCGAAGCAGCAGCTGGCACCGGCCATGCATGCCATCAGCAAACAGGGTGCCGACATTGTAGAGAAGCTACAGAGCTCGATTTCACCCGAGGACAAGTCCGAGTAAGAGACTTATATCAATGTAATGGATATAAATGTGATTCAACTTGGATTTAGGTCAGGTCAACAAACCGAgccatgcaaagaaaaaaataatttctgTAGGTAAAGAAAGCGCATGAAAGTTGAGGAAGGGAAGAACTGGACAATACAGAGAAAGCCACCCTGTAGGATCATGCGCAGTTTGCTTTTAGTGTTCTCTCCTTTGTATTTCAGCCTCCCCcccttccccttttttttcttgttttccatTTCAATAAATTCAGTTGTTACAAGCGCTACGTCTGTGTAGTCCAGTTTTTCCTTTCCTCTACATGGCAGCACTGTCTCCACTGGCATATGTTTTGTTCTTTGACCAGGAGTGAGAATTCACAAGGGCATTCCGCTCGTTTATTGATATAACCAAAGAGTGTAAATATCTTACTGTGTGAGCAAACTGTGGACGTACCTTGTGATCGTGATCATGTTCGGCTGAAATGCTTTCGGTTGGTTGAATATATTGTAGATGCTATGAAAAAAGGATAACCTAGAATATTTTCTCCGTGTATTGAGTGGTAATATACCAAGAGTTCTTTTAAGAAATCTTCATATACTACCTGTTTCATGAATTACAGAAGCGATAACTTCCAATTAGCCCCCACACTAGCTTTGATAAACGTAAATGGTGTAACTTGGAAGGATTATTCACACGAGGAGAAATTCTCGGGAGAGAAGGGAAGATTTCGGATCACGTGACCAAGATGTCACAGATTAGGGAGAAGGCACGATGCCCTCTTACCTCCTCGAGAGAGTAGATGACCTTTTGACTGCAAAGAGAAACCGTCCCTCCACGATGGGGAATTAGGGGAATTTCAGGCACGTGGTTGGTGAAATTATTGCATTATCTCCGGAAGAGAGCGACAGCGCATTGGTAGTTTTGTGGTGCACGGGGGCTGAAATGGGCTTTACAGGCCGCCAAAGTTGTCTCGCCAAAGTGTACTCGGCAGGCCTGTGACTGGGAATAAGTGGCTAGGCTTAGTTTCGTAATAAAATGCTCTATAGAAAGTGAATTGTCGAATGGTTGGCTGGTCACCTTATCTGCGCAGCAGTTCCCCTAGCCCCGGAGAAGACGAGGAGGGCAGTGCTGAGGCATCTCGCACAAAAGGACAGTGCTGTCCACGGATGCGGTGTGGCTGTCTCTTCTTGTGGTTCGTACTGCTGCTTGCAGCGTTCGGCATTACCATCGCCTACCTCCTCTTTCCCGACGAGGTCAGCGATGTCTTATGTAAGTGCATTGCTCAATAAGCCGTTATACTGGAGGCTATAAACTCAGAATAGTACCTCAGGAACCTACGCGATATCGCAATCTCGTGACCGCCATGCGGACAACTTTTTTCAGCGAAGGGGTGCTGCTGCGATCTCCTCTGGATTGTTTTAAATTTTGCGTGACCCTCCAGAATCGCACTGCCGGGGTAACTGCATCCACCATTGTTCTCCTGCGGAAGTCTACTACCCTCTCTTCAGTTTCCAAAGGCGTGTTAAGGGAAAGCAATAGCAGTGATCCTGGCAGCCATCACAAACTCCTGACGATGGCGGCGGTTGATTTTTCACACGAAAACCGAAGGTGTGTATCACGTGCAGTGACGTGGCACGTATGATAATATTGATTTGAAATCTGTATTAGGCCTCATAAATAGGTTACACGCTCAAAACAACGCGCAAATCCGGGGATGAAACGCAAATGGGACAGCAAGTGTTGTCATGCTAGTGTATTTTTTCTGTACAGTGAGCCTTTTTAGCGGTAGAGAACATAGGGTGTGCTCAATGCAGCTATATTAGCATAGGTTGCAATTTTGTTATAGTTAATGTTTTCATTACACAGATAGTACAGTCAAACCACCATACATtgaactcaagaaaaaaaaagaaaatagttaGATGTATGCTGTAATTCTCTATATCTCTTTTAAATGATTTACATCTCGGGCCCGAGTTTTGGTGGGCTTCGGGGTACCGCTTCGCAATATCACAAAGAAGACGGTTTCGCGGTGATACGCTGTCCTGTTTTATTGTTCTCTTGGTTTCTTTAGTTTTCATTCATTTTCCGCAGTTTATAGTTGGGTGTGAGGGTTACGAGGTTATATGCAGGTGAGGCTTATACGTGAGAAGACCTCGTATTGAAATAATAAGCACACCATACTCAGATTTGTATACAAGGGCATACACAAAAAATTTCAATCCCCTTCATCAAATAAAGGGCACAAATTGttcatttactgtaatcaaagaTACTTCTGCACGTAATCTCTATGCAAAGTCATGCATTTCTTCCAGCGTTTTTTCACCCGTTTCTAGCCGTCTTTGTGAAGGCCCTGTGATTTACATAAAAACCACTGTTCAACTTCGAAAATAACAAATCCTCCATCGTCAAATCGCCGACGGTAAAGTGGTTCCTTCGTCTCGGGAGGGAAGTCACTTGGCACAAGTTCAGGCAAAAAAGGCAGCTGTTGCAAACATTCATAAAATAGCTCGTGGAGGGAGGCAATCAACGCTTCTGCGCCAACAGTGTCAATTTATTCTGAGGGAAGTCGCAATTAGGTGTCACCAAGCAAGGTACCAAACATACAAGTGGTGTTCTTCATCAGTATTTATCCTCGCAGTTCGTTGACTACAGATTCCGCCATCACACTTTCCATGCTCAATCGTCTGGCGTCAATGATAACGGCTTCCATTTTCTTTAGCGTGACAAGATAATCCTTGATTGAGGGTCTAACTTCTTTTGGCTCATATTTCAGGGTCACGTGACTGCTTTGAAAGCTACTCTTCCACCTCACAACCACGTCATGTGATCGGATTGGGCCACATAGGTTTTACTGCAGATACATTAGAGGTTACTCTAGCACTTGTGTCTATAGGAACTGCAAGCCAAGGCTCTTTAGCAAGCATGCGAATGATGGGTTGTACACAAATTCGCCTATTCTTGCCTAGTCTTCATTACTTTGGCCCCCTGTGGCCTGAATTCGTTATGCCACAATACAAAGCTCAGCCAAGAATAAGCACCTACGCTTCCCCACCTTGACCTATTTAGGCTCACCATTTCAAATTGGCTCACGATGTTCACAGCAGCTCATTTTTTTATTCAAGACAAAACGAAAACACAGCAAGAAACAAAGCCAGAAGTGCGTCTTAAGCCCGCAAGCACAGAAACTATGTAAATTTGTGTGCTACCCAGCATTCTCATGTAGGATGAACGATTGCAGCACCACAGTCCCTTCTAGttattttaggaaactatatgtTTCAACCGACTGACCGAAAGTGCAAGTCCACTTTCAACCTCACAACCATGTAATGTGACGGCCTTTCACCTAATGGACCTAAAATGAAAGtttctctttctatctttcatctctttctatctttctatctttcaAAACTGTGCCATATGGTGGGCTTTCACACGATAAAGAAAACGGCTTCTCAACCTCGTCATAACATAGGCTTCTAATCCATCGATCGACAGTAAAAAATTCTTTCACCCAACAAACGTGTCAAATAATGAACTTTCCCCATGAACCAAAAGATCTTCTTTCTATCACAACCTTGTCTGATTATGGGCTTTCAATACATGGACAAAAAGGGAAAGTGCCTCTTTCACCTCAGAACCGAGACAAATGACGGGCTTTCACCCAAACAGACCGCTTTTATTTCATAGTGGGTTTGCCACAAGTTGTCGCCCTTCCAATAAACGATCTACGGCACTTGGGGTTGATTATCGAAGTGGCCGCCGacctcacatgaaaaaaaaatgtacgtgACAAGACATCTTATATGTGCGCAGGTATTCAAGACGATCAAATCAATTATGCAAAAAAGCTTCATGTGACTATCTGAGTCAGTTCTTATGATAATTGAAGAATTTTTGGATACTAACATCGAGCACCGGAAGCCTACTGGCTATATTTTCAGTATCGTGTTCCACACGTTTATTGGGGCACTATCACAGCGGCGACGTCAGGGTTCTTTTCTCAAAGTTTGATTGCGTTGATGATAGCCAGgaatatcactttttttttcatggccgCCACCGGGCAAACAAACAGACAATCGCGGAGAAGTGAACGGCGACTGCGCCCGATGGCTGAAAGGCGCGTAGAAGCTTGGGAGATAGCATGTGACAGCAAGTGGTAGTTTCCACATTACCACGGCACCCTTTTAATCAAACTTCTCGTTTACAAAAATGCGCGTGAGAAAGCCTCCTTCATTAGGGCAAAAGACAACTGCTTGAAGAGTCTCTCGCTGGCCGACGTTTGATTTGTGAAGCGTTCTGGCTACTATTGATAGTCTGTTTTAAGAACTGTTTTGCACTTACGTAAAGCATCGTATTGTTCGAAAACAGTGCAATATAATTCGAGTTACCCAAACTCTATACCGCTGGGTTTCAATGTGCTAACAGGCCATAAAAATTGTCTACTACAGCATATTCTGGGAATTCACGTTCAAGCTTCCTAATTATAAATTATTTATGTCTGTGATTTTACGATTCGAATGCTAGGCAAACATGAAACAAAGCACGTTCCTTTTAGTGTTTCTGTGCCAACAATAAACAAAAGGAAGTAGTGATGGTAAACAGGTTGTTTGCGCCTGCTTGGAGAGTGAAATCATTCTTTGCAGTTCCGCATTTGTTATTACAAGTGAGAATGAGAAGGAATGGTGAAGGTTCGGTATATATTTCATTTTAACGAAAGCTAAAACACCTGCATGTTATGCGAATCGCAAGCgttctaaattaaaaaaaattagaagTCCTTCCTGTTTCCTTCATGTATTTCGACAATCGCAACTCTGTAAATATTTTACAAGCATGCATGAGGTCAGTAGCCCGCTTCTTTAAGTTTGTCTCCGTACGTCACCATCGCTGATTGGAATAAAAAATGAACAAGGAATCATGCATATCTCTATGTTCAAATTaaatcaaatcaaagtttatttTCGCATAGCGTTGTTACAGCGTTAAGGACATACAGAAGGTCCCAAGGTCAGGGACCGTACCGGAAGCCCCTGTACAGAGTGATCAGATACAATCTGCAAAACATGCCCAAAAATGTCAAAATGTCTAAATTATCCTGAAcaaaacaaacacgcacacacacacacgggtgGACAGGTTACGCAAAAGGAGTACTGCGATAATTGGGAACACTAATGAAGAATGTAGTGAGTAAATGCCTGAACTATCAACTTTCCCCTGCTCGCATGCGTGATCATGCTTTCTACGCTCTTCTCAACCAAAAAAATTTCGCCTTTTGCTATTCAACTacgatacatacatagatacatacatacatacatacatatatatatatatatatatatatatatatatatatatatatatatatatatatatatatatatatataatgctacGGAGAAGGACAAGTAAGTTGCCGTCACTGCACCATGCTTCACACGACGACGAATTTTGCAGGCCAACTGGGACTGAACAAGCTGGCGGGCCAGGGACCAGCTGGTGAGTCGAACAAATTGAAGGCTTCGAAAGTGCTCGAcgaagccgatgaagaagaatGGGGCCACAGCATCTTCGACGTGCGACAAGACGCCGAAGACCCGCCGTCTTCCGATTCTCTCCCGGAGTACGATGTCGATGAGCTGTCTGACAATGAAACGAACTCCACCTCGTCGGTAGTTGTCACGCGGGCTTCTAACACGATGGTGACACCCCGATCGACGTCACCGGCTGTTATCTCTTCGAATTACGCGTGAACACCCTTTTTTCTTGTTACCGGGATGTTGAACAATGTTGAAGGCATTGAGGGCATGTCCCGAGTGAATGACCCCGACAACAAAATAGACTTCGACAGCTTCATCGACGTTGCAGCTTTTGGGAGACACGCGTTTAAGCCGTCAGCGTCGAAAATTCCAGTGTCGACCCGGAGAAACGTGTGGCGCGCCACAGCGAATTCCACAACTGTCGCTTTGAGTGACGTCACCCCAACGTCACCCTCGGGAATCCTTCAGTTGCTAATTCGATTCGGCTTGACAACTTACCACACTCGCGCAATGAAAGCAAAGGCTACAATACAGTGGTATCTTAAAGAAGCGAAAGCGGCTGGTACGCCAGTGACCATTGAATTAGACGATGAAGGCTACGACTGGCCTGTATTCGCAAGTCCTCACAGTGATGCCGCAAAAATGACAGAACCGTACCGAGGCAGTGTCACCCTACGACATTTCAGTATGCCACTTGTGAGAGACGCGAACTGGTCAGATCGTCTTAATTACAGATTAACAACTCATGGTGCTGTCACAAATCGAGGCCCATTACATGACACTTCGGTTAACTCTTCCATTTTAAATGTAACGTCATGAAGTGGACGCACTGAAACCGATAAATATGGTATACAGCGCGTTTCTgtgtcattttttgtgttttcaaggGGACGAGGGTGGTTCGCGGAAAGAGTATTCATTGAAGCGCTTCTAAACAAATATATCATGATTGCACAATGCATGACAACTCGATTTAATAAACAAGATCACTTTGGTCAGACGCTCATGTTGATTTATGTACTTTCAAAAATGCTGCTAACATTGATGTAAATCGACAAACACGGTCTGTCAAAACGACGGCGCTTGCTTCGATGTTGAAATTAGGTGGAAATTCGATGTTGCGTCATTGCTCTTGGATGGAGCACGACAGGTGAACTCTGGAAAACAGTACTAACACCCATTTGGTATTGTGAGACCCGCATGTGTACACATCGATTAAGCGAACCTCATTTTTCCAGGGGCTGCATTGTACGAAATTTCCTCAATAAGACTTTCAAACTTCGAGCACGCGAGCGTCAATTATGGACAATCCTTTTCTCCGTAATGATGAAGGAGGCTAATTAATAATGCATAACGCTTCGTGAATCACATGCTACTCACATTTTTAGAACCCATCAAACATGAGTGGAGTttcaaagatttgtcgcacgcttcaATCGCTCTCTTTCACTCGTTTCGTAGCAGCGAGCGCGAACGCTACGCGGGTAAGAAGGTGAGGGCGCAAGAAGTGCGTTCTTCCGTCAGCGTGCGAGCATGAAGAAGAGACAAAGAAggttgaaaacatttttttttttttgcgggctctatggacactctcggctggattatGCCACCAGTGTCGGCGTGGGCGTGGGCGTCGACAAGAACGTCGGCTTCGATGGCGTGCAGCGTATATGTATACCTATCTACATATACgagaacgcaagaaagaaaataaaatccCCCCCAAAAAGACTTCGACGTGCaaaatcaaacgtgggacctgcGCGTCGTAAAtctgaggcgttaaccactgagcccccAAGAGGTTCCTCCTACATTCAAACGGCAAgatattcatatctaccacttaccattgttggcgggcatcttcggggggggggggggactatcgtgttttcagcattatcagcaagatggtgcagtgagcgcacggcggctctcatctctcatgcgTACCAGGCctcggaaactctcaagttcaagtgctcacctgtagggggcgaaaaaatcaaccacggcgcgtttttgtttcaaacacccagagtggatctactaacctctctcgccactcgcgctattgcactttcttgtagaggcgtcttcgtcggggccaagttttattttaaaatgatcaaatactacatgtttgcgtactgcaacacataaaaaacattttaaccttctagcaagtagtttttcttaaacatgtgctgcgtcatcaactttttgtaatagtttttgctccagctgactcgatGTGAGTGGCAGCCTATCGAagtcattatcctcatttcaaagtttgcggcggccaacggttgcgacgtcaggtaacggctcgcggtacgttcagAGGTGTCTcagactgtttcgtttcgctgtaaatacttcgagcctctgccgactgacacattctttctcattctgtttattttgactcgttcaaatgctttcgcgaagaaaattcgagtgactttcggggaacgaagcgaccgttgaagctttcatcggatgaacacccgttgcaagcccgggccggtgagtagaaacctaCTTCTGTTTTTTAAGGATGGCTGcttgggggctagttggttcatttcaacatatgtagttttttttgccaatgactgcgtaggcgtcacacggtggcagcgcattgcagtattaaattttaaaattgttgaacgtctcaatctgtaacaggaaaaacgtgcgttacttgcggcgtgcatggcttcacgtgggaacgagtcgctgactcaatagctaattctgaaattctatcactaggtcacaccaaccaggccgttgcgataaaagaaggcaaataggtcactgtcgcctcgcatgtgtcttctcAACTAgccatatattagtgcaaaaaacctactagttaatagtttactgcagtcgcgtttgaaaaacatcacataattatgggtctagTTTtcctatagtgtgacaaaggaagcgtcacataaataagaaatacttctttttctgccacagcctcctggcccacctgacatggaagcaaatgtgtacaatgggcaaggaacctgctacatgacatgccttgtgaagaagcagccctgagtgatatacgtgttatgaggtgccactacatatatgtataaaatactgctgtttactaattaacagagtttatttgtttactttggaaaatttcatgcattgatatctggtgatgttacttgtttttccagactgccgtgcaatgacaggatgactaccaccgaatgtccactctgcaagcacgttgaaacatctgaatgtccactacaacaggtcatctctaacctcacacatgtaatgctgttttttgtgaatgttttaccgcgcatatcgtggagaggtgctttagattgactacaagcattgcctgcctaccgtggcatggaatctacacttcaataatgttgaaactgtaacactattagttagattgtgtggcactgctgagctcaacaacacactgtttgatcccagccactttagccacatttcgatgggggtgaaacgctaagacgcttgtgtgcttaagggtttgttcgattcgcctgcaccacataaTCCaatttacaaagtgctgcacctcgccattcgtttcagtggcgcagcagTGGCATCTTCTAAATATTACCATtgatttcaaaaagcgcaggagaggtacatcaccaaaactatttcatgactttcctgtaccttctgctctgacggcgctggttaggtgcagccgctcgcacagcttaacaaacaacatagcattagatgtaggtgctgtacccacctctataaatgcggcgtgttttgccaagatgtttgcacctcattaaattaagcgaacaaaaataaggattccaccttgtcggcaccttgtcattcacttgcgATGCCACACCGCTGAACTCCTGCCGCACAAGTTCTAAACTTCTCGTGCACAACAgtgaaccagttcggattggtgcaggggaactaaactgacccgtaaaagatggaagcttgaaaatatgaaaaatatgttaacataaggggtcaaagcaaatgtttcgacaagcaatcttgtctcctgtgaggctacaatgtcatttgtttgaacccctagaagccagaatcaatctaaatttgcccactactgtacgactcacgataacttcatagttggcatgtgaatcgtcggAAATTATTATTTGCACTACATAATGAACACACCCACTGTGATGGGCATAAACAGGCTTTCCGACTTTAGTTGTGTTTTGTGACAGTTTaccaacaacacccagaactgttttgtcttaactgtgtttagctcatacaagtttacaaaaagatgcaccaaagctcataagactgcactcaattgctttagctctGCACAtctgttcaatgggctcctaaaataataaatcataaaggtgatgagcagttgcagcacagcttttttaaagacgtgaatgctgtcatgaagagcaagattgtgttcattgcatgtggtactgttttttttttggcagaaaaacgttccagatttctttgtgcacatctgctcctgtttaaattaagttgtcataactatagtgtctatCACTAcaaagtgaaattctgtgcactacggtcataaaaaaaaatgtaggaaatcgcacaggtagttgaaacatacatgatcttcactTATCTACAGCCACACTTCAAGATAGTTcatatttcaagtcctaacctctaaaagtagcagggagaaaacaacttcattttcaagcacaagtatactgaaaaagtaaacataataacaagtgtgtaataaatgtgacctttattgaaccagtattcggacagattcacatcatgtaccaccaattgatttcaggagtgcttgctatggatatgtctatgcaaaaaaagagattgtgctcagggctgagcagatagtgtgatgtaagagtaccaacaaagatgtacagacaacaaaattgtacaatgcatacctGAAGCTTATTTTCCTAAAATTtggccttttcgatctgtaagcacacacctcataagtgtccctttagcatacatgttcgctgcatactcagcagactggtcattacctgcgacgagaaattctagcggtggtaactgtgtaacttaactctaacaataaatgtagcaagcctgaaatatttttaggcccagcccctaaatacataatacctatgatatgggctcacggctgagtattaaaactagtgcctactctctcgacacgacgcgacattgcagaattgtgacGTACTCattgtagcattgcagagcgagaatgATTCGGAAATGCACGCAtacgcaattgcttatttaacaaatttagcgaAGCTACATTGCTCTAACTGCGCGAGATATCTATTGGCATTGTacaagtttccttcccgattccacatcatgcattcggttcaagatcaacactacggggcaagcgccgcatctgacggcagaatcggacccttgcCCTAatgccacgctattaaactcgagcgccgcaacacaatgagagcgacgttcattcagcgatttcgatgttcatttatatgcatatgcttgttagctttcaagagtctttacacatgggttgaaagctttcgatatgtatgagtgacttgttttgttcggaccagaccgtatacattgattgtaccggcttggacactcgcaataaacaatgcaaaccttacttgattcacgttgtttttgccagtcgaggccagctaggtcccctggcgataattacagacgctaaacgcgattgggcaacgaaaaaaaaaaaccacccgaggaagcgagcagcgcgaaccagccgcgagccccctcccccccccccccacctgcaacaaaaaaaaaaatgcgtctgtttattgatgatgatagtactactcGCGCCACCTCGCCTcacggtattgcagttcagtacgccgccgctacgaatttgcatgttattttgatacaacagcccaaaggtacagtttccgttctctaaactggtaggtgttctgtgtgcgtactttggcccacgtagagaataagaaggtgtacgctcgatcgcgcgcgcttatcttgcagtggggagaatcgtacgtcttgtctagcctttgagttttgtcgaaacgattctgttgtagttaccgggtgcacagaGATCACTGCgattgttgcacagcctccgtttgcgaaaatggtgcgcttttcagacacaacgaaggaacaactgagacgcttattcgcattattctgtacctgtgag
Protein-coding regions in this window:
- the LOC142817325 gene encoding uncharacterized protein LOC142817325, producing MRCGCLFLWFVLLLAAFGITIAYLLFPDEVSDVLCQLGLNKLAGQGPAGESNKLKASKVLDEADEEEWGHSIFDVRQDAEDPPSSDSLPEYDVDELSDNETNSTSSVVVTRASNTMVTPRSTSPAVISSNYA